From Etheostoma cragini isolate CJK2018 chromosome 17, CSU_Ecrag_1.0, whole genome shotgun sequence, one genomic window encodes:
- the ism1 gene encoding isthmin-1 isoform X2: MVRLAAELLLLLGLLLLTLHITVLRSSPLPQGNETLILDQDTALTENNINAKRISSAQLAPEDRRSGPEHRLAHRPATLPWARGSNVHRDGPGAFHLDLHNFPDLSKADINGQNPNIQVTIEVVDGLEGHEPEKGLRKESKPSWASPNWRNWWPHSSSPSSSSTTHQTEEHDRTYGSNSKDSNFLRPPSDWDRRGGAGGGSKAQTEYDYMDGEGDWSNWTVCSVTCGNGNQKRTRSCGYACTATESRTCDMPNCPGIEDAFKTAATEVSLLAGTDEFNATELFGVDTDSCERWMNCKSDFLKKYMVKVANDLPSCPCSYPTEVAYSTADVHDAPTRRDFRWKDASGPKEKLEIYKPTARYCIRSMLTLESTTLAAQHCCYNDNMKLITRGKGAGTPNLISTEFSADLHYKVDILPWIICKGDWSRYNQARPPNNGQKCPDNPQDEDYYKQFEEAREF, encoded by the exons AACAATATAAATGCAAAAAGAATCTCATCTGCCCAACTGGCTCCTGAAGACCGGAGGTCTGGTCCAGAACACCGGTTGGCCCATCGGCCTGCCACCCTCCCCTGGGCACGAGGCAGCAACGTACACAGGGACGGCCCTGGAGCTTTCCACCTTGATCTGCACAACTTCCCCGACCTCTCCAAAGCCGATATCAATGGACAGAATCCTAACATACAG GTGACTATTGAGGTGGTGGATGGACTAGAGGGTCATGAGCCAGAAAAAGGCCTCCGTAAGGAGAGCAAACCCAGCTGGGCTTCTCCTAACTGGAGAAACTGGTGGCCTCATTCTTCTTCAccttcctcctcatccaccACTCATCAGACAGAGGAGCACGATCGCACCTACGGGAGCAACAGCAAGGACAGCAACTTCCTCAGGCCGCCGTCTGACTGGGACAGAAGAGGAGGCGCCGGGGGAGGAAGCAAAGCTCAAACTGAATATG ACTATATGGACGGAGAGGGGGACTGGAGTAACTGGACTGTGTGCAGTGTCACCTGCGGAAATGGCAACCAGAAGAGAACCAGGTCATGCGGTTATGCCTGTACAGCCACCGAGTCCAGAACTTGTGATATGCCCAACTGCCCAG GTATCGAAGATGCCTTCAAGACAGCAGCTACTGAAGTAAGCCTGTTAGCTGGAACAGATGAGTTCAATGCCACAGAGCTTTTTGGTGTTG ATACAGACAGCTGCGAGCGATGGATGAACTGCAAGAGCGACTTCTTGAAGAAGTACATGGTCAAGGTGGCAAACGACCTTCCCAGCTGCCCTTGCTCTTACCCAACTGAGGTGGCGTACAGCACAGCAGATGTACACGATGCTCCCACACGCCGAGATTTTCGTTGGAAAGACGCCAGCGGGCCGAAAGAGAAGCTGGAGATCTACAAGCCCACGGCCCGTTACTGCATCCGCTCCATGCTGACGCTGGAGTCCACCACGCTGGCAGCTCAGCACTGTTGCTACAACGACAACATGAAGCTCATCACTCGCGGCAAAGGGGCCGGCACGCCCAACCTCATCAGCACAGAGTTCTCAGCCGACCTGCACTATAAGGTGGACATCCTGCCCTGGATCATCTGCAAAGGAGACTGGAGCCGCTACAACCAGGCCAGGCCGCCAAACAATGGACAGAAGTGTCCCGACAACCCTCAGGACGAGGACTACTACAAACAGTTTGAAGAAGCGAGGGAATTCTAG
- the ism1 gene encoding isthmin-1 isoform X1, giving the protein MVRLAAELLLLLGLLLLTLHITVLRSSPLPQGNETLILDQDTALTEQNNINAKRISSAQLAPEDRRSGPEHRLAHRPATLPWARGSNVHRDGPGAFHLDLHNFPDLSKADINGQNPNIQVTIEVVDGLEGHEPEKGLRKESKPSWASPNWRNWWPHSSSPSSSSTTHQTEEHDRTYGSNSKDSNFLRPPSDWDRRGGAGGGSKAQTEYDYMDGEGDWSNWTVCSVTCGNGNQKRTRSCGYACTATESRTCDMPNCPGIEDAFKTAATEVSLLAGTDEFNATELFGVDTDSCERWMNCKSDFLKKYMVKVANDLPSCPCSYPTEVAYSTADVHDAPTRRDFRWKDASGPKEKLEIYKPTARYCIRSMLTLESTTLAAQHCCYNDNMKLITRGKGAGTPNLISTEFSADLHYKVDILPWIICKGDWSRYNQARPPNNGQKCPDNPQDEDYYKQFEEAREF; this is encoded by the exons CAGAACAATATAAATGCAAAAAGAATCTCATCTGCCCAACTGGCTCCTGAAGACCGGAGGTCTGGTCCAGAACACCGGTTGGCCCATCGGCCTGCCACCCTCCCCTGGGCACGAGGCAGCAACGTACACAGGGACGGCCCTGGAGCTTTCCACCTTGATCTGCACAACTTCCCCGACCTCTCCAAAGCCGATATCAATGGACAGAATCCTAACATACAG GTGACTATTGAGGTGGTGGATGGACTAGAGGGTCATGAGCCAGAAAAAGGCCTCCGTAAGGAGAGCAAACCCAGCTGGGCTTCTCCTAACTGGAGAAACTGGTGGCCTCATTCTTCTTCAccttcctcctcatccaccACTCATCAGACAGAGGAGCACGATCGCACCTACGGGAGCAACAGCAAGGACAGCAACTTCCTCAGGCCGCCGTCTGACTGGGACAGAAGAGGAGGCGCCGGGGGAGGAAGCAAAGCTCAAACTGAATATG ACTATATGGACGGAGAGGGGGACTGGAGTAACTGGACTGTGTGCAGTGTCACCTGCGGAAATGGCAACCAGAAGAGAACCAGGTCATGCGGTTATGCCTGTACAGCCACCGAGTCCAGAACTTGTGATATGCCCAACTGCCCAG GTATCGAAGATGCCTTCAAGACAGCAGCTACTGAAGTAAGCCTGTTAGCTGGAACAGATGAGTTCAATGCCACAGAGCTTTTTGGTGTTG ATACAGACAGCTGCGAGCGATGGATGAACTGCAAGAGCGACTTCTTGAAGAAGTACATGGTCAAGGTGGCAAACGACCTTCCCAGCTGCCCTTGCTCTTACCCAACTGAGGTGGCGTACAGCACAGCAGATGTACACGATGCTCCCACACGCCGAGATTTTCGTTGGAAAGACGCCAGCGGGCCGAAAGAGAAGCTGGAGATCTACAAGCCCACGGCCCGTTACTGCATCCGCTCCATGCTGACGCTGGAGTCCACCACGCTGGCAGCTCAGCACTGTTGCTACAACGACAACATGAAGCTCATCACTCGCGGCAAAGGGGCCGGCACGCCCAACCTCATCAGCACAGAGTTCTCAGCCGACCTGCACTATAAGGTGGACATCCTGCCCTGGATCATCTGCAAAGGAGACTGGAGCCGCTACAACCAGGCCAGGCCGCCAAACAATGGACAGAAGTGTCCCGACAACCCTCAGGACGAGGACTACTACAAACAGTTTGAAGAAGCGAGGGAATTCTAG